The following coding sequences lie in one Myxococcus xanthus genomic window:
- a CDS encoding sensor histidine kinase, translating into MGPLFAYSLVPVLSVSLLLFFTAALRGHNARGLALYCLATAGWTGALLLLCIPSMAWVGERFVAGGAFVAAAYLHSAYDVTRQRSYRLVVLAYGVAVVVTGIGAFLPNVLHGPLAMGRGPLFWPTMVLAVAAASVPLVHLSRAYRGEAPERRPILLSLGIAGLLAYLGSIGNALLLSGGYALPFGMYLVLAALLVLVHVINAHQPAADRRLLERSLVYSAVAAVLSAGFLFGVLTLLSGSGQPFLTEYRVGAFFLLALAALAFEPVRQALQAWLGRRLLKGRATSDELAVALAREEARADQAARLAELGQFTSAVAHEVRNPLGVLAAHLKLLERRGGDPDTVAAMREQIDRASHFVDELLRYGRPRPLDLRRVDVSATVALAYSTARQGLGSLAPDVSFESEEDASLTVEADQSQLSQVMVILLENALLALRDVPAPRLRTSIEQANGRLLVRVEDSGPGIPPELLPRLFQPFVTGRKREGPRPGTGLGLAIARGIAERHGGRLSAGRSEALGGAALTLELPVAQPASISAALA; encoded by the coding sequence ATGGGGCCCTTGTTCGCCTACAGCCTCGTGCCTGTCCTCTCCGTGTCGCTGCTGCTGTTCTTCACGGCCGCGCTCCGGGGGCACAACGCACGAGGCCTGGCGCTCTACTGTCTGGCGACCGCGGGGTGGACGGGCGCGCTGCTGCTCCTCTGCATCCCGTCCATGGCGTGGGTGGGGGAGCGCTTCGTTGCGGGTGGGGCCTTCGTCGCGGCGGCATACCTGCACTCCGCCTATGACGTGACCCGGCAGCGCTCCTACCGGTTGGTGGTGCTCGCGTACGGCGTGGCGGTGGTGGTGACGGGCATTGGCGCGTTCCTCCCCAACGTCCTGCACGGGCCGCTGGCGATGGGGCGAGGTCCCCTGTTCTGGCCCACCATGGTGCTCGCCGTGGCGGCGGCGAGCGTGCCGCTGGTTCATCTGTCGCGCGCGTACCGCGGCGAAGCTCCCGAGCGACGGCCCATTCTCCTCAGCCTGGGCATCGCCGGGCTGCTCGCGTACCTGGGCAGTATCGGCAACGCCCTGTTGCTGTCAGGCGGGTACGCGTTGCCGTTCGGAATGTACCTGGTGCTGGCGGCGCTGCTGGTGCTGGTGCACGTCATCAATGCCCATCAGCCAGCCGCGGACCGACGGCTGCTTGAACGCAGCCTCGTCTACTCCGCGGTGGCGGCGGTGTTGTCCGCGGGCTTCCTCTTTGGCGTATTGACGCTGCTGTCGGGCAGCGGCCAGCCGTTCCTCACCGAGTACCGCGTAGGTGCCTTCTTTCTCCTGGCCCTGGCCGCGCTCGCGTTCGAGCCCGTGCGTCAGGCGCTTCAGGCCTGGCTGGGGCGCCGGCTCCTCAAGGGCCGCGCCACCAGTGACGAGCTGGCCGTGGCGCTCGCTCGCGAGGAGGCGCGCGCGGACCAAGCCGCGCGGCTGGCGGAGCTGGGGCAATTCACGTCCGCGGTGGCCCACGAGGTCCGCAATCCGTTGGGCGTGCTCGCCGCGCACCTCAAGCTGCTGGAGCGAAGGGGCGGGGACCCGGACACGGTGGCGGCCATGCGGGAGCAGATTGACCGCGCCAGTCACTTCGTGGACGAGCTGCTGCGCTACGGTCGCCCGCGCCCGCTGGACCTGCGCCGCGTGGATGTCTCAGCCACCGTCGCGCTGGCGTACTCCACCGCGCGGCAGGGACTGGGCTCGCTCGCGCCCGACGTCTCCTTCGAGTCAGAGGAGGACGCGTCGCTCACGGTGGAGGCCGATCAGTCCCAGCTCTCACAGGTGATGGTCATCCTGTTGGAGAATGCACTGCTCGCCCTGAGAGACGTGCCCGCACCGCGGTTGAGGACATCCATTGAGCAGGCGAACGGCCGGTTGCTCGTCCGGGTGGAGGACAGCGGGCCTGGCATTCCACCGGAGCTGTTGCCCCGGCTCTTCCAGCCCTTCGTGACGGGCCGCAAGCGCGAGGGACCTCGGCCGGGGACGGGATTGGGGCTGGCCATCGCGCGAGGCATCGCCGAACGGCATGGCGGACGTTTGAGTGCGGGACGCTCGGAAGCCCTGGGGGGCGCGGCGTTGACGTTGGAATTACCCGTGGCGCAGCCTGCCTCGATTTCCGCCGCGCTGGCCTGA
- a CDS encoding alpha/beta fold hydrolase codes for MSERIIESGDIRLCTEHFGREGDAPVLMLMGAASSMLGWPDGLMEQLARTGHFVIRYDHRDTGRSSHGVPGATPYTLDDLASDAISVLDGYGIERAHLVGMSLGGLLCQMAALTYPERVRSLTLISAQIFSEPDFEDPGMDPAVLAHFQRAATLNWADEAEAIGFQVELSRLCVGRARRSFDEARVRARAVQDYRRALAPQCALNHAGLSGGLEWYGRTREIEAPLLVIHGSVDPVIDHAHGVALSRAVKGARLVTLQDAGHDLHPDDWETMTRAITAHTLAASPPHGAR; via the coding sequence ATGTCCGAGCGCATCATCGAATCGGGCGACATTCGGCTCTGCACCGAGCACTTCGGACGCGAGGGCGACGCCCCCGTGCTGATGTTGATGGGGGCGGCCAGCTCGATGCTGGGGTGGCCCGACGGGCTCATGGAGCAGCTCGCGCGGACGGGTCACTTCGTCATCCGCTACGACCACCGCGACACGGGGCGCTCCTCGCACGGTGTGCCAGGCGCCACGCCCTACACGCTGGACGACCTCGCCTCCGATGCCATCTCCGTGCTGGATGGATATGGCATCGAGCGCGCGCACCTCGTGGGAATGTCATTGGGGGGCCTGCTCTGCCAGATGGCGGCGTTGACGTACCCGGAGCGAGTCCGCTCGCTGACGCTCATCAGCGCCCAGATTTTCTCGGAGCCGGACTTCGAGGACCCGGGCATGGACCCGGCGGTGCTCGCGCACTTCCAGCGGGCCGCCACGCTGAACTGGGCCGACGAGGCGGAGGCCATCGGCTTCCAGGTCGAACTCTCACGGTTGTGCGTGGGCCGTGCGCGGAGGTCGTTCGACGAGGCCCGGGTGCGGGCGCGAGCAGTCCAGGACTACCGGCGCGCGCTCGCGCCTCAATGTGCATTGAACCACGCGGGGCTGTCCGGTGGCCTGGAGTGGTACGGCCGGACTCGTGAGATTGAAGCGCCGCTGCTGGTCATCCACGGCTCTGTGGACCCGGTCATCGACCATGCGCATGGCGTGGCCTTGAGCCGTGCCGTCAAGGGCGCGCGCCTGGTGACACTGCAGGACGCGGGGCATGACCTGCACCCGGATGACTGGGAGACGATGACCCGGGCCATCACCGCCCATACCTTGGCGGCGAGTCCGCCTCACGGCGCTCGCTGA
- a CDS encoding TetR/AcrR family transcriptional regulator yields the protein MPRPKLHSDEAILDAAMSVLLRSGPGAFTLNDVAVAVGMSRAALIQRFKNKEHLYFRLMERTAEQKREYFAGLPVEVGAQGLWRFLKTLVSVMGEGEALDAHLLLAWEDVRDPTLRRMAHERNLLVRDAIAVRLPPSVDRGAVSALLQDVIAGATMQWLVERTPPLTEYVLARLRTLLGCVFPRESFD from the coding sequence GTGCCCCGGCCCAAGCTGCACAGCGACGAAGCCATCCTCGACGCCGCCATGTCCGTGTTGCTTCGGAGCGGGCCGGGCGCATTCACGCTGAATGACGTGGCCGTCGCGGTGGGCATGTCCCGCGCGGCGCTCATCCAGCGCTTCAAGAACAAGGAGCACCTCTACTTCCGGCTCATGGAGCGGACCGCCGAGCAGAAGCGCGAGTACTTCGCCGGTCTGCCCGTGGAAGTCGGAGCACAGGGCCTCTGGCGTTTCCTGAAGACGCTGGTCTCGGTGATGGGGGAGGGTGAGGCGCTCGACGCACACCTGCTCCTGGCCTGGGAGGACGTGAGAGACCCCACGTTGAGGCGGATGGCGCATGAGCGGAATCTGCTCGTGCGCGACGCCATCGCCGTCCGGCTTCCTCCCAGCGTCGACCGTGGCGCGGTGTCCGCCCTGCTTCAAGACGTCATCGCGGGTGCGACGATGCAGTGGTTGGTGGAGCGGACGCCGCCGTTGACGGAGTACGTCCTCGCTCGCTTGCGCACGTTGCTCGGGTGCGTGTTTCCACGAGAGTCCTTCGACTGA
- a CDS encoding alpha/beta fold hydrolase — translation MMGSKGMLNVDDGGVGGLPVVFVHSSAGNTTHWAAQLSYLREHRRAVALDLRGHGKSELPRDGGFTVEDFVRDVGTVVEGLGLQRFVLVGHSLGGAVCVAYAGAHPDRVAGLFLLAPASDGRSMPAEQAQGLMSVLATEAWSAVVEEAWGPMLAPSRPEVRERVLSEMRATSQEGVRGGLGALLDFDPVTPLRRYSGPRLSVVTAFNEEPGSYHHLVPELPHAKVEGTGHWVQLDAPDEVNRLLDGFLATVR, via the coding sequence ATGATGGGTTCCAAGGGAATGCTGAATGTCGACGATGGGGGCGTGGGTGGACTGCCGGTGGTGTTCGTCCATTCGAGTGCCGGCAACACCACGCACTGGGCCGCGCAACTGTCGTACCTGCGCGAGCACCGGCGTGCCGTGGCACTGGACCTGCGAGGCCACGGGAAGTCCGAGCTGCCACGGGACGGCGGCTTCACCGTGGAGGACTTCGTCCGGGACGTGGGGACGGTGGTGGAGGGGCTGGGGCTTCAGCGCTTCGTGCTGGTGGGGCACAGCCTGGGCGGGGCCGTCTGCGTGGCCTACGCGGGGGCGCATCCGGACCGCGTCGCGGGGCTGTTCCTCCTCGCCCCGGCCTCGGATGGACGCTCGATGCCCGCGGAGCAGGCCCAGGGCTTGATGTCGGTGCTGGCGACCGAGGCCTGGAGCGCGGTGGTGGAGGAGGCCTGGGGCCCCATGTTGGCGCCGTCCCGGCCGGAGGTCCGCGAGCGGGTGCTCTCCGAGATGCGCGCCACGTCCCAAGAGGGTGTCCGGGGCGGACTGGGAGCCCTGTTGGACTTCGACCCCGTGACGCCGCTGCGGCGCTACTCGGGGCCGCGTCTGTCGGTCGTGACGGCCTTCAACGAGGAACCGGGCTCGTATCACCACCTGGTGCCAGAGCTGCCGCACGCGAAGGTGGAGGGCACGGGGCACTGGGTGCAACTCGACGCTCCGGACGAGGTGAATCGGCTGCTGGACGGCTTTCTCGCCACGGTGCGCTGA
- a CDS encoding helix-turn-helix transcriptional regulator yields MARVDRVMRLLDFLRGRDGTTVAEIAEALDVSARTVHRDLATLREQGLPLSSDTGPGGGVRLERDRGVAAVHLSQEEVVALWLAANLSATGSTLPWGSAARSGLQKLFASVPKERGRGMRELCRRVVVGRPASARVLADVGTPPEELLAVFERAFREQVCLSFEYRDRHGKATRRIVEPHGLLVESPVWYVLARDVEKAAARMFRMDRIRRARLVPDRPFTPDMEGLRAQAEAQRADGARASS; encoded by the coding sequence ATGGCTCGAGTCGACCGGGTGATGCGGCTGCTGGACTTCCTGCGGGGCAGGGACGGGACGACGGTGGCGGAGATCGCCGAGGCGCTCGACGTGAGCGCACGAACCGTCCACCGGGACCTGGCCACGCTGCGGGAACAGGGCCTTCCCCTGAGCAGTGACACAGGCCCTGGGGGCGGCGTCCGGCTGGAGCGGGACCGGGGCGTGGCGGCCGTCCACCTGTCGCAGGAGGAGGTGGTGGCGCTCTGGCTGGCCGCGAACCTGTCCGCGACGGGCAGCACGTTGCCCTGGGGCAGCGCGGCGCGCTCGGGGCTCCAGAAGCTCTTCGCCAGCGTCCCCAAGGAGCGGGGTCGGGGCATGCGTGAGCTCTGCCGCCGCGTGGTGGTGGGACGGCCGGCGAGCGCCCGCGTGCTGGCGGACGTCGGAACCCCGCCGGAGGAACTGCTCGCCGTCTTCGAGCGGGCCTTTCGCGAGCAGGTCTGCCTGTCCTTCGAATACCGCGACCGGCACGGCAAGGCGACCCGCCGCATCGTGGAGCCGCACGGGCTGCTGGTCGAATCGCCCGTCTGGTACGTGCTGGCCCGGGACGTGGAGAAGGCCGCCGCGCGCATGTTCCGCATGGACCGCATCCGCCGGGCTCGCCTCGTCCCCGACCGCCCCTTCACGCCCGACATGGAGGGACTGCGAGCCCAGGCCGAGGCCCAGCGCGCGGACGGTGCGCGCGCCTCTAGCTGA
- a CDS encoding DMT family transporter encodes MRYFAMVAAGATLWGCWALFFRPAGLAGPQNAFLVLLAMSLPAPFLFRREALRDRRATLAMLVVALADAANTALFFAAMERGPVSIAVLTHYLAPLLLALLAPWVLGEERSTRALIGGPVTLVGLALLIGRPDGDFSGLTALLGAGSACFYAIIVLAAKQAARAYSPMAVTSLHAPISAGVLLLCFGDRVLPPTVDGGTLLVLVGGIVCGLIGNILFHTGLRHVPTAATAALTYLEPLTASLVGWAFFSETLTPVALGGGLLVLVTGAWVATERRATLQAVPLRAAPR; translated from the coding sequence GTGCGGTACTTCGCCATGGTCGCGGCCGGGGCCACCCTCTGGGGGTGCTGGGCGCTCTTCTTCCGTCCAGCGGGGCTCGCCGGGCCGCAGAACGCATTCCTCGTGCTCCTGGCCATGTCGCTCCCGGCGCCCTTCCTGTTCCGGCGCGAAGCCCTGCGCGACCGCCGAGCCACCCTGGCGATGCTCGTCGTGGCGCTGGCGGACGCGGCGAACACGGCCCTCTTCTTCGCCGCCATGGAGCGAGGGCCGGTGTCCATCGCCGTGCTGACGCACTACCTGGCGCCCTTGCTGCTGGCGCTGCTGGCCCCCTGGGTGCTGGGCGAGGAGCGCTCCACCCGGGCCCTGATAGGCGGCCCCGTGACGCTGGTGGGCCTGGCCCTGCTCATCGGCCGGCCCGACGGTGACTTCTCGGGGCTGACGGCGCTGCTGGGCGCGGGCAGTGCCTGCTTCTACGCCATCATCGTCCTGGCCGCGAAGCAGGCGGCGCGGGCCTATTCACCCATGGCCGTGACATCACTGCATGCCCCCATCTCCGCGGGCGTGCTGCTGCTCTGTTTCGGAGACCGGGTACTGCCACCCACGGTGGATGGAGGCACGCTCCTCGTGCTCGTGGGCGGCATCGTTTGCGGCCTCATTGGAAACATCCTCTTCCATACCGGTCTGCGGCACGTTCCCACCGCGGCCACGGCGGCGCTCACGTACCTGGAGCCGCTTACCGCTTCGCTGGTGGGCTGGGCCTTCTTCTCGGAGACGCTGACGCCCGTCGCCCTGGGCGGAGGCCTGTTGGTGCTGGTGACGGGCGCATGGGTGGCGACCGAGCGACGCGCCACCCTCCAGGCCGTGCCGCTGCGCGCCGCGCCACGCTGA
- a CDS encoding tRNA-uridine aminocarboxypropyltransferase, which translates to MRSRTPEDLAGRCPRCFLPIALCLCSEVPCVSTRTELLIVRHHKETLKSTNTARMAALAIPRCSIVSYGSPGVPFDASVLEGDDTWLLFPDAHQEPEPGAALPSRLIILDGSWGQARRMVQRVPALRRLPGLKLPPPAPDSRRLRRPPHPDGMSTLEAIAGALAYLEGEHVAQPLHALHEQMIDRVLASRGRHT; encoded by the coding sequence ATGAGGTCTCGAACGCCCGAGGACCTCGCGGGTCGCTGCCCGCGCTGCTTCCTCCCCATTGCCCTGTGTCTCTGCTCCGAGGTGCCGTGCGTCTCCACGCGCACGGAGCTGCTCATCGTCCGGCACCACAAAGAGACGCTCAAATCCACCAACACCGCGCGCATGGCGGCGCTCGCCATTCCCCGGTGCAGCATCGTCTCCTATGGCTCGCCGGGCGTCCCCTTCGACGCCTCCGTCCTGGAGGGCGATGACACGTGGCTGCTGTTCCCGGACGCGCACCAAGAGCCCGAGCCCGGTGCGGCCTTGCCCAGCAGGCTCATCATCCTGGATGGGAGCTGGGGACAAGCACGCCGCATGGTGCAGCGAGTCCCCGCGCTGCGGCGACTGCCCGGCTTGAAGCTGCCACCGCCCGCTCCGGACTCGCGGCGCCTGCGTCGCCCGCCCCACCCGGATGGCATGTCCACGCTGGAGGCCATCGCCGGTGCGCTTGCGTACCTGGAGGGCGAACACGTCGCCCAACCGCTCCACGCGCTGCACGAGCAGATGATTGACCGCGTCCTCGCGAGCCGGGGACGGCACACCTAG
- a CDS encoding VanW family protein, whose protein sequence is MPSPPIAPRLLELSAHALLWRRSKQLMLQANRLVRWSATPERWPRPLLAPTHEKGVLLGSHTVNLERADSDADPVLEAGKQHNVRLAAPAFDGLLLAPDRPLSFWRTLGRLTERKGYRHGLALSGGCLTPSIGGGICLLANALFEFAARQGWHILERWGHTMEAVPPPPGALWGMDATVAWPYVDLVVAPREGPVRLGARVSDGKLRLSIHGADAPRTRSRLWSEDESLLELPEGTLRINRVVRRVEDTGSGAVLEERTIAENRRRLLNPEARKRTCLTCGETACHARVEVPRSEARAP, encoded by the coding sequence ATGCCCTCGCCTCCCATCGCTCCCCGACTCCTGGAGTTATCCGCCCACGCCCTGCTGTGGAGGCGGAGCAAGCAGTTGATGCTCCAGGCGAACCGGTTGGTGCGGTGGTCCGCGACCCCAGAGCGCTGGCCGCGCCCGCTCCTGGCGCCCACTCACGAGAAGGGCGTGCTCCTCGGCTCGCACACCGTGAATCTGGAGCGCGCGGACTCGGACGCGGACCCTGTGCTCGAAGCGGGCAAGCAGCACAACGTACGTCTGGCGGCGCCGGCCTTCGATGGCCTCCTCCTCGCTCCGGACAGGCCCCTTTCTTTCTGGCGCACGCTGGGCCGGCTGACGGAGCGCAAGGGTTACCGGCATGGGCTGGCGCTGAGCGGTGGCTGTCTCACCCCGTCCATCGGGGGCGGCATCTGCCTTCTGGCCAATGCGCTCTTCGAGTTCGCCGCACGCCAGGGCTGGCACATCCTGGAGCGCTGGGGGCACACGATGGAGGCGGTACCCCCGCCGCCAGGCGCGCTGTGGGGAATGGATGCCACGGTGGCCTGGCCCTATGTGGACCTGGTGGTGGCGCCTCGTGAGGGACCGGTGCGGCTCGGTGCCCGCGTCTCGGACGGGAAGCTGCGGCTCTCCATCCATGGGGCGGACGCCCCCCGGACACGCTCACGGCTGTGGTCCGAGGACGAGTCCCTTCTCGAGCTTCCCGAGGGAACCCTGCGCATCAACCGCGTCGTGCGCCGAGTCGAAGACACCGGTTCTGGCGCCGTGCTCGAAGAGCGCACCATCGCCGAGAACCGGCGACGCCTGCTGAACCCCGAGGCGCGGAAGCGGACGTGCCTGACGTGCGGGGAGACCGCATGCCACGCCCGCGTCGAAGTCCCACGGTCGGAGGCCCGGGCGCCATGA
- a CDS encoding thiol-disulfide oxidoreductase DCC family protein: protein MTRAQPSDTVVLFDGVCNLCNGTVLFIIDRDPDARIRFTALQSQRAAALLAPHGVVPKEEPDSFVLLQDGKLYERSTAALRVARMLKGPWRFLYAFIVVPRPLRDLVYRIIARNRYRWFGREAQCRIPTPELRARFLPETAP from the coding sequence ATGACCCGCGCCCAGCCCTCGGACACCGTGGTCCTCTTCGACGGCGTGTGCAACCTGTGCAACGGCACGGTCCTCTTCATCATCGACCGGGACCCGGACGCGCGCATCCGCTTCACGGCGCTGCAGTCCCAGCGGGCCGCCGCGCTGCTGGCGCCTCATGGCGTCGTGCCCAAGGAGGAACCGGACAGCTTCGTCCTCCTGCAGGACGGCAAGCTGTACGAGCGGTCCACGGCCGCGCTCCGCGTCGCGCGGATGCTGAAGGGGCCGTGGCGGTTTCTCTACGCTTTCATCGTGGTGCCCCGGCCGCTGCGCGACCTCGTCTACCGAATCATCGCGCGCAACCGCTACCGCTGGTTCGGCCGGGAAGCGCAGTGCCGCATCCCCACGCCCGAGCTGCGAGCCCGCTTCCTTCCGGAGACCGCGCCATGA
- a CDS encoding DUF1648 domain-containing protein, with the protein MKTRIAHVVNAVAIVAAVGIAGALYSKLPDPVPTHWNFQGQPDGFTPKPLGAFLGPAVMTGVWLLSLFTSRASARAATRRGPAVLVHTLVIVIIGVVSSASLLAAVKQSAPAGSLVRAHGMKDVSEED; encoded by the coding sequence ATGAAGACCCGCATCGCCCACGTGGTGAATGCCGTCGCCATCGTCGCCGCCGTGGGAATCGCCGGGGCGCTCTACTCGAAGCTGCCGGACCCGGTGCCCACCCACTGGAACTTCCAGGGCCAACCGGATGGGTTCACGCCCAAGCCGCTCGGCGCGTTCCTGGGGCCCGCGGTGATGACCGGTGTGTGGCTCCTGTCCCTCTTCACGTCGCGAGCATCCGCCCGAGCCGCCACGCGCCGGGGCCCCGCAGTGCTGGTGCACACGCTGGTCATCGTCATCATCGGCGTCGTGAGCTCCGCCTCGCTGCTGGCCGCGGTGAAGCAGTCCGCTCCGGCAGGCTCGCTGGTCCGGGCCCATGGCATGAAGGACGTGTCGGAAGAGGACTGA
- a CDS encoding protein-disulfide reductase DsbD family protein produces the protein MDAKKLGVMAVLAGVAVAVVPWLLPTGPNANLDAARFLESGSLAVGAAVVFAGGLLTALTPCVYPLIPITVSVFGARKTEGRGRALLLTSSYIVGMGVVFSALGVLAAKTGQAFGSMLGHPAVVTGLAVFLLLLATSMFGAFELALPSSFQTKLNAVGGAGVAGAFLMGSVSGFLAAPCTGPVLTGLLAFVAKSANTTLGASLLFVYALGIGVPFFLIGVFTVRLPRGGVWMEWVKSVLGIMLVALAFSYLKDAFPWARDVVKGLGLQVGRVPGAVIAALLVVVGVALGAVHRSFKEGAREFSFKALGVALVVAALVLRGGALDAGPVGTLWVSLGLAEPPRAPSWQWHHVMPAKQATFSPEAFDQVLAQAKAEGRPVLIDFFADWCAACKELDRDTYPAQQVISESDEGRFLNIKIDATNSEDSLDALLERFGVEGLPTVAFISPEGKVLTQPRVTGFLAPSPFATEMKKARCTDVNAC, from the coding sequence ATGGATGCGAAGAAGCTCGGAGTGATGGCGGTGCTGGCCGGAGTGGCGGTGGCCGTGGTGCCATGGCTGCTGCCCACGGGCCCCAATGCCAACCTGGATGCGGCCCGGTTCCTCGAATCTGGCAGCCTCGCGGTGGGCGCGGCGGTGGTGTTCGCGGGTGGGTTGCTCACCGCGCTGACGCCGTGTGTCTATCCGCTCATCCCCATCACCGTGTCCGTCTTCGGCGCGCGCAAGACGGAGGGCCGGGGCCGCGCGCTGCTCCTGACGTCCTCCTACATCGTGGGCATGGGCGTGGTGTTCAGCGCGCTGGGCGTGTTGGCGGCGAAGACGGGCCAGGCGTTCGGGTCGATGCTAGGGCACCCGGCGGTGGTGACGGGCCTGGCGGTGTTCCTGCTGCTGCTGGCCACGTCCATGTTCGGCGCGTTCGAGCTGGCGCTGCCGTCGTCGTTCCAGACGAAGCTCAACGCCGTGGGCGGCGCGGGTGTGGCGGGCGCGTTCCTGATGGGCAGCGTGTCCGGCTTCCTGGCGGCGCCGTGCACCGGCCCGGTGCTGACAGGCCTCTTGGCCTTCGTGGCGAAGTCGGCCAACACCACGCTGGGCGCGTCGCTGCTGTTCGTCTACGCGCTGGGCATCGGCGTGCCGTTCTTCCTCATCGGCGTCTTCACCGTCCGGCTGCCGCGCGGCGGCGTGTGGATGGAGTGGGTGAAGAGCGTGCTGGGCATCATGCTGGTGGCCCTGGCCTTCAGCTACCTCAAGGACGCCTTCCCCTGGGCGCGGGACGTGGTGAAGGGGCTGGGCCTTCAGGTCGGCCGGGTGCCAGGAGCCGTCATCGCCGCGCTGCTGGTGGTGGTGGGCGTGGCCCTGGGCGCGGTGCATCGCTCGTTCAAGGAAGGCGCGCGGGAGTTCTCGTTCAAGGCGCTGGGCGTGGCGCTCGTCGTCGCGGCGCTGGTGCTGCGCGGCGGTGCGCTGGACGCGGGCCCGGTGGGCACGTTGTGGGTGAGCCTGGGGCTCGCCGAGCCGCCGCGCGCACCGTCCTGGCAGTGGCACCACGTCATGCCGGCGAAGCAGGCCACCTTCTCCCCGGAGGCCTTCGACCAGGTTCTCGCACAGGCGAAGGCGGAGGGCCGGCCGGTGCTCATCGACTTCTTCGCGGACTGGTGTGCGGCCTGCAAGGAGCTGGACCGCGACACGTACCCCGCGCAGCAGGTCATCTCCGAGTCCGACGAGGGGCGCTTCCTCAACATCAAGATTGACGCGACGAACAGCGAGGACTCGCTGGACGCGTTGCTGGAGCGCTTTGGTGTGGAGGGCTTGCCCACCGTGGCGTTCATCTCGCCGGAGGGCAAGGTGCTCACCCAGCCACGTGTTACCGGCTTCCTGGCGCCCAGCCCCTTCGCCACGGAGATGAAGAAGGCGCGCTGCACCGACGTCAACGCTTGCTGA